In one Brevibacillus composti genomic region, the following are encoded:
- the metH gene encoding methionine synthase: MKTNFREQLYRKILILDGAMGTMLQQANLTAEDFGGDAYDGCNELLNLTRPDVIRSIHEKYLEAGADIIETNTFGATSIVLAEYDVADKDLEINIAAAKLAREAADAYSTPEWPRFVAGAMGPTTKTLSLTGGVTFDDLVESYYRQAKGLLLGDVDVLLLETSQDTLNVKAGGIGIRKAFEVLGREVPVMLSGTIEPMGTTLAGQNIEAFYVSLEHLKPITIGLNCATGPEFMRDHIRTLSGLAECGVSCYPNAGLPDENGHYHETPQGLASKIKAFAEQGWLNVAGGCCGTTPEHIRAMAEALRDVTPRRPQQAEVSAVSGIDVVYVEQDNRPLLVGERTNVIGSRKFRELIAGGHYEEASDIARAQVKRGAHVIDICLADPDRDEYADMEKFLQFVVKKVKAPLMIDSTDAKVMELGLKYSQGKAILNSINLEDGLERFEQVVPLIHKYGAAVVVGTIDETGMAVTAERKLEVAKRSYDLLVNQYGVNPRDIIFDPLVFPVGTGDEQYIGSAKATVEGIRLIKEAMPECKTILGVSNVSFGLPAAGREVLNAVFIYHTTLAGLDYAIVNTEKLERYASIPEEEKKLAEALLFDTTDETLAAFTEFYRQKKKETGIEVSSLTLEERLARYVVEGSKDGLIDDLKLALDKYAPLEIINGPLMSGMEEVGRLFNANQLIVAEVLQSAEVMKASVSFLEPFMEKTESAAKGKILLATVKGDVHDIGKNLVEIILSNNGYEVVNLGIKVPPEQLIAACREEKPDAIGLSGLLVKSAQQMVITAQDLREAGIDIPLMVGGAALTRKFTSNRIAPEYRGIVLYAKDAMDGLELFNRLQNPQEREQLIAEQEQAQETASVEQPAPEAEKSTKPKRSAVSRTVPIHLPPDCERHVLRNYPLSHLQPYLNLRMLLGKHLGVRGNVEKLIASGDEKVTELNDLVQELLAEAVQTGTITANGIYQFFPAQADGDQILIYDPHDQTRLLERFQFPRQTEEPYLCLSDFLRPVESGEMDYVGFLAVTAGGGIREQSERLKQNGDYLRSHVLQALALELAEAFAERVHHVMRDSWGFPDPADMTMLERFGARYQGIRVSFGYPACPSLEDQAQLFRLIRPEDIGVQLTEGFMMEPEASVTAMVFAHPEARYFNAGPSVFDL; this comes from the coding sequence ATGAAAACAAATTTTCGTGAACAACTTTACCGAAAAATTCTGATACTGGACGGCGCGATGGGGACCATGCTGCAGCAAGCCAATCTGACAGCGGAGGATTTCGGGGGAGATGCGTACGACGGCTGTAACGAGCTGTTGAACCTGACGCGTCCGGATGTGATTCGCTCTATCCATGAGAAGTACCTGGAGGCAGGCGCCGATATCATCGAGACCAACACCTTCGGGGCGACTTCCATCGTTCTCGCCGAGTACGACGTGGCGGACAAGGACCTGGAGATCAATATCGCGGCAGCCAAGCTGGCGCGCGAAGCGGCGGATGCCTACTCGACGCCGGAGTGGCCGCGTTTTGTCGCAGGGGCGATGGGGCCGACGACCAAGACGCTCTCGCTGACAGGCGGCGTCACCTTTGATGATCTGGTGGAGTCCTACTACCGCCAGGCCAAGGGACTGCTGCTCGGCGATGTGGACGTCTTGCTGCTGGAGACCTCCCAGGACACGCTGAACGTCAAGGCAGGAGGCATCGGGATTCGGAAAGCATTCGAGGTATTGGGGAGAGAGGTGCCGGTGATGCTTTCCGGCACGATTGAGCCGATGGGAACCACCTTGGCCGGTCAGAACATCGAGGCCTTCTACGTCTCGCTGGAGCATCTGAAGCCGATCACGATTGGCCTCAATTGCGCGACAGGACCGGAATTCATGCGCGACCACATTCGGACGCTGTCCGGGCTGGCCGAGTGCGGAGTGAGCTGCTATCCCAATGCGGGGCTTCCGGATGAAAACGGCCATTACCATGAGACACCGCAGGGGCTGGCGTCCAAGATCAAGGCGTTTGCGGAGCAGGGCTGGCTCAATGTCGCGGGAGGCTGTTGCGGCACGACCCCCGAGCATATCCGGGCGATGGCGGAGGCCCTGCGGGATGTGACCCCGCGTAGGCCGCAGCAAGCCGAGGTCAGCGCTGTATCGGGGATCGATGTGGTCTACGTGGAGCAGGACAACCGGCCGCTCCTCGTCGGAGAACGGACAAACGTCATCGGGTCGCGCAAATTCCGCGAGCTGATCGCAGGCGGCCACTATGAAGAAGCGTCCGACATCGCGCGGGCTCAGGTGAAGCGGGGCGCCCATGTGATCGACATCTGCCTGGCCGACCCGGATCGCGACGAGTACGCCGACATGGAGAAGTTCTTGCAGTTTGTCGTCAAGAAGGTAAAAGCGCCGCTGATGATCGACTCCACCGACGCTAAAGTCATGGAGCTGGGCCTCAAGTATTCCCAGGGAAAAGCGATCCTCAACTCGATCAATCTGGAGGACGGCCTGGAGCGTTTCGAACAGGTCGTGCCGCTGATCCATAAATACGGGGCCGCTGTCGTCGTCGGGACCATCGACGAAACCGGCATGGCCGTCACCGCCGAGCGAAAGCTGGAGGTGGCGAAACGCTCCTATGATCTGCTGGTGAACCAGTACGGCGTGAACCCGCGGGACATTATTTTTGACCCCCTGGTCTTCCCGGTGGGGACCGGAGATGAGCAGTATATCGGCTCCGCCAAAGCCACTGTGGAGGGCATCCGCCTGATCAAGGAGGCGATGCCGGAGTGCAAGACGATCCTCGGCGTCAGCAACGTCTCCTTTGGCCTTCCGGCGGCAGGACGGGAAGTCCTCAACGCCGTCTTTATCTATCACACGACGCTGGCTGGCTTGGATTACGCCATCGTCAACACGGAAAAGCTGGAGCGCTACGCCTCCATTCCCGAAGAGGAGAAAAAGCTGGCAGAAGCCCTCCTGTTCGATACGACAGACGAGACACTGGCGGCTTTCACCGAATTTTACCGGCAAAAGAAAAAGGAGACAGGCATCGAAGTATCTTCGCTCACGCTGGAGGAGCGGCTGGCGCGCTACGTCGTCGAAGGCTCCAAGGACGGGCTGATCGATGACCTCAAGCTGGCTCTCGACAAATACGCGCCGCTGGAAATTATCAACGGGCCGCTGATGAGCGGGATGGAGGAAGTGGGCCGGCTGTTTAACGCCAACCAGCTGATCGTCGCAGAGGTGCTGCAGAGCGCGGAAGTGATGAAAGCGTCTGTATCGTTCCTGGAACCGTTTATGGAAAAAACGGAATCGGCCGCCAAAGGGAAAATCCTGCTGGCTACGGTAAAAGGGGATGTGCATGACATCGGCAAAAACCTGGTGGAAATCATCTTGTCCAACAACGGCTACGAAGTGGTCAATCTCGGCATCAAGGTGCCGCCGGAGCAGCTGATCGCCGCCTGCCGCGAAGAGAAGCCGGATGCGATCGGCCTCTCCGGACTGTTGGTCAAATCGGCCCAGCAGATGGTGATCACGGCGCAGGACTTGCGCGAAGCGGGCATCGATATTCCGCTGATGGTGGGCGGTGCGGCTCTGACGCGCAAATTCACCTCCAACCGGATCGCTCCCGAGTACCGAGGCATCGTGCTGTACGCCAAAGACGCGATGGACGGGCTGGAGCTGTTCAATCGACTGCAAAATCCGCAGGAGCGGGAGCAGCTGATCGCCGAACAGGAGCAGGCCCAAGAGACGGCTTCTGTCGAGCAGCCGGCGCCGGAGGCGGAGAAGTCCACAAAGCCAAAGCGCTCCGCTGTAAGCCGGACGGTGCCGATCCATCTCCCGCCTGACTGTGAGCGGCATGTGCTGCGCAACTACCCGCTCAGCCATCTTCAGCCGTACCTGAATCTCAGAATGCTGCTGGGCAAGCATCTGGGCGTGCGGGGCAATGTCGAGAAGCTGATCGCCAGCGGGGATGAAAAAGTGACGGAGCTCAACGACCTGGTTCAGGAACTGCTGGCGGAAGCCGTCCAGACCGGCACGATTACCGCAAACGGCATCTACCAGTTCTTCCCGGCCCAGGCGGATGGCGACCAGATCCTGATTTACGATCCGCATGATCAGACCAGGCTGCTGGAGCGCTTTCAGTTCCCGCGCCAGACGGAGGAGCCGTATCTCTGTCTCTCCGACTTTCTGCGTCCCGTCGAGAGCGGCGAAATGGATTATGTCGGCTTTCTGGCGGTCACGGCGGGAGGAGGCATCCGCGAGCAATCGGAACGCTTGAAACAGAATGGCGATTACCTCCGTTCCCATGTCTTGCAGGCGCTGGCATTGGAGCTGGCGGAGGCGTTTGCCGAGCGGGTCCACCACGTGATGAGGGACAGCTGGGGCTTCCCCGATCCAGCCGACATGACGATGCTGGAGAGATTCGGAGCGCGCTATCAGGGGATTCGCGTCTCGTTTGGATACCCGGCCTGCCCGAGCCTGGAGGATCAGGCGCAGCTGTTTCGGCTGATCAGGCCGGAGGACATCGGCGTTCAGCTCACAGAAGGCTTCATGATGGAGCCGGAGGCCTCTGTCACA
- a CDS encoding YjcZ family sporulation protein: protein MSTSYCGNNFFDDNFALVLVLFILLVIVGCSCDN, encoded by the coding sequence ATGAGTACATCCTATTGCGGAAACAACTTCTTTGACGACAACTTCGCCCTGGTGCTCGTTCTGTTTATCCTGCTGGTCATCGTAGGGTGCAGCTGCGACAACTAA
- a CDS encoding effector binding domain-containing protein, with protein MDTFERIQAAIEHIEENLQEELPITEISAKACFSAFHFQRLFQAITGFSVQEYIRKRRLSEAAVLLKETQKNVLEIAVGYQYGSQEAFTRAFEACFGVTPAKYRRAATPLPLQKKMNFFAYQKKEKGTLSVNKPTIVEWNAIDIIGYRYQTNLRHEQYLADIPQFYADFGSKQYFQHIPHKTAPDMAYGISCDFRDDGGFSFIVGEEVNAALLDAEPTRALPEGFVHFQLPPGKYAEFKVSGGFEQPQHVRSYIYGIWLPISNYERREGPDFEITDVVNSSYPDLIKMKIYIPVD; from the coding sequence ATGGATACATTTGAAAGAATTCAGGCAGCCATTGAGCATATCGAAGAGAATTTGCAGGAAGAGCTGCCGATCACCGAAATCTCGGCCAAAGCCTGTTTTTCCGCCTTTCATTTTCAGCGGTTGTTTCAGGCCATCACCGGTTTTTCGGTGCAGGAATACATTCGCAAGAGAAGGCTGTCCGAGGCTGCCGTGCTGTTGAAGGAGACCCAGAAAAACGTGCTGGAGATCGCCGTTGGCTATCAATACGGTTCGCAAGAGGCCTTTACCCGCGCCTTCGAAGCCTGTTTTGGCGTCACGCCCGCCAAATACCGGAGAGCCGCCACGCCGCTTCCCTTGCAAAAAAAGATGAACTTTTTTGCCTATCAAAAAAAGGAAAAGGGGACCTTATCCGTGAACAAACCGACCATCGTGGAATGGAATGCCATCGACATCATCGGCTACCGCTATCAGACCAACCTGCGCCATGAACAATACCTCGCCGACATTCCCCAGTTCTATGCCGATTTTGGCAGCAAGCAGTACTTCCAGCACATTCCCCACAAGACCGCCCCGGATATGGCTTACGGCATCTCCTGCGACTTCCGGGATGACGGCGGATTTTCCTTTATCGTGGGGGAAGAGGTAAACGCCGCCTTGCTGGACGCTGAGCCGACCCGCGCGCTCCCCGAGGGCTTCGTCCATTTTCAACTGCCCCCCGGGAAATACGCCGAATTCAAAGTGAGCGGCGGATTCGAGCAGCCACAGCATGTTCGCTCCTACATCTACGGTATCTGGCTGCCCATTTCCAACTACGAACGGAGAGAAGGACCCGACTTCGAAATCACCGATGTGGTGAACTCCTCCTATCCCGATCTGATCAAAATGAAAATCTACATACCGGTAGATTGA